The Candidatus Woesearchaeota archaeon sequence CTCCACCCACCCAACCTGCTGAAATTTCCCATCATACTCTTCCACTTCAATCAATAGATTCTGATCCTTATCAGTCTCTTCGGTTTGAGTCAACACCAACCAACGCAGTACTTACCGTAACAAAATTAACCTACAGTGACGCAAAAGCCAAATTTGACAGCAATGAATCCTACATATTTCAAGATGGGGCTGGTAAAAGCGCACCAGATAATAATCCTGATATTATTGACGGAACAAAGGACGGTATGAATCTTGGAATAAATGGTGAAAGTACCCCGATTAGTCTTGAATTCGGAAATGAGTACCGCGCTCTTCGTGATGAAGTTGTTCAAAAATATTCTGACCAATTAAGAGAAGTTATGATAGGCCAACGTGAGGGAACATTTAACGTGTATAGGGTAAATACCATTCAGGAATTACCGACAGAGGCACAAAAAACCTTAACTGAAGTCATCAAACAAAACATGTCACCCTTTGACAAAAAAACCAATCGCACATGGACTATTGTACTAGCGCAAGATAGCCGAGGCATAGAATATATTGCTGCCGGTTCAGAAGAAAAAGACATAACGAAGTGGTTCTATGCACACAACGAGGGATACGTCACTGATGGAGAACAAGTCAACCTGCTCAATCCAGCGGATTCCACTCAAGAAATGATAAAAAATCTTGTAACGCTCGCCGTTGAAATGGATAACCTACGACAGCGCCAAGACCAACAGACGCTGCATGTTAATTCAGGATTATAATTCTTTCAGAACGAGAATCATTCACTTTGTGGCGGACGAGGATGTGGATCATAACCAGAGGGGATATTTTTTAATTATGCGTCACAAAAGATACATCTGCTCATAACTCCAGTTCGAAAAAATAATAGCTTCCCAGATCTCAAACAGTTTTTGCAGACGCTTTTATTACAACTTTGACATTTTACAATTTCTTTTTTACAGATTTCATTTTTACACCCGGGGCAAGTGCGCATATCTTCTTCACAAACATACTTAGCACATACATGACATTTGACTAAATGTGATTTACATGCCCTCTTTTGACAGATTACACATGAATAACCATGATCTACACAATTTAGTTTAGCACAAGAATAACAAACGTACACATCCTTTTTTATTTTTTTAAAGCAAGTAGAACAATTCCCAAGTTCGTTTATTCCTAACCAATCGTAGTTGATTCTTAATTTTTTAGAATTTTTTTCTGCGTGCAGATTAAACTCAACTGTTGAAACTGGAGCAAAAAGATATTGAACGTCACATATAGAAAACATTTCTTTTTCGGGTTTTATTTCAAAAGAAGTAAGTAGTTTCTCTGATTTGTTCATATAATCGGTTTCAATTTTTTTAATGTATCTATCTTTTTCTAATTCTACCTGTTCCAATAATTTTTTTTGAAATTTTAGAGTTGAGTCAAGTCTGTCAATCTTATTTTGTTTTGAAAGTGATTTATTATCCTCAGACACAATCATCGCGAAGGCGACTTTCTGTTTCCTTAATTGTTGCAATTGTTTTTCTGCTAATCCTCCAGTGAGATTTTTAAAAGCTTCGGTTTCTAATGAAAGTCTTTCTTTAGTTTCTTCAATTTTTAATGCTAATCTTTCTTTTTTATTATGAAATTTATTCAACTTATCTTCCATCTTTTCATTTATTTCAGTTTGTAAAGAATCAAATATATTTTTTAGAACTTCTTTTTTGTTTTTTGAATAAAAATGTGTTGTTTGATGATAGAAATATTGCCCTATTATTTCCCCCATGCTATCGTTAAGTCCTTTTGAAAAAACTGTTTTTGAATCAAGAGTGAGTTCGGCTTTAGGACCATCAATTTCTTTAGTTTCTCCAACAAATTTAATATTTTCGAAAAAGACAACATCTTTATCTAAACGACAAACATATGTTTTTTTAAAATTAATTTCCGGAATATCTTGATGAACATATACGGTTTTAAATAAAAGAAACGGAATAAAATCAATTTTTTTCGATACTAAGTCATATTTAATATCTTTAATATTGAGTATTAATTCACCAAGAATGTGATTGTGATTGAATCGTTCTGTTAATTCACGAAAAACAGGTTCTTGTTTTTTTTCTAATTTTTGTTCTTTGAGATTAGAGAAATATGTCATCATTATTTTGTCAAAACGATTTTCTTTTGATGAGCTTATAAGCATTTCAAGTTGTTTTAATTCACTCAGATCACTTTCTTTACATCTTAATTTTTTAGCGATAAAGTTTCTGTCTAATGGATTTGGAAGGTTGAAAGATATGGTTGTTGCTATGTTAGCAAGTATTTCTCGGCTGAAATCAGCGGGGGTTTGAGACGATATTATAACAGACAGTTTATATTTTCTCGCTTCCCTAAGAAGTGTGTCAACCGGTGAACCTTTGTAAGCTAGTCGATGTGATTCGTCAAGCACTATACAAAGTGGAGTTTCAGAACCTCCTTGTTTATAGAAAAAGTGCCAAAGACCATACAAGATAAATTCAGCAACCGTGATTCTTACCTCTTCTGAAAAAAGATTTTTAAGTTGAAAGGAAATTCGTTTATCGGTATAGTCTTCAAATTTTATTTTTTTAGTTCCAGAAAAAGAAGGATTATTGAATAGAGGATGTAACCTATCAAAAACTGATATTGCCCTGGTTTTTTCTTCTGTCGTTTTTGTATCAGTTTCATATTTTTTAAGAATTTTTTCAACATCTCTAAAAGTTGGGGCATTTTTATTCCATGTTTTTTTATCGTTATTTTTTATGCCTTTTGATTGATAACTTTCTTCTATTGCCCGCATTATTAATCTTCTTTGCCTTACGCCCAAAAGATAGATATTGTCTATTATCTCCGTTATTCGTTCGCTCTGCTCAATTGGACCTATTCCCATAAGGTCTAATGGATTGATAAAATAATCCCCCATAAAATCAATTTTTTCAGCAACATCTCCATATTCATTGTGAAAATCTAGTATTATAAGCGGAACGTTAGAATTTTTCAATGAAAATAAAATTGTTTTTATACAAGAAGTTTTACCTGATCCACTTTGACCAACGATTAACAAATGTTGATTAATTTCTTGAGAAGGATCCCAGTAATAATCTGTTTTTTTCTTTTTTCCCAAATATATTTTCATTTTAGCAGGACCCACTTATTCATAAGGAAGATAGCGTTTAAATACAATAAACCCCTATTTAAACCTTTCTTCAGAACAGCGCTCCCGCTCCTCAGTCAATAAAATAGAAAATAAAAAAAAACCGCGAAGGGTAGAGAAAAAATGAACTTTTAGTAGCGGCTAGCTGAGCGCATCGTTACCTTTGCGCGTACACACCCGCTCTATCAATCCCATCTTCTATGGGAGTTCTATGATGTCTCTTTTCGAGGGCCGCTTCGTGCTTAGATGCTTTCAGCACTTATCGGCATACGGCGTAGCTGCCCGGCCTACCCTATCGGATAACCGGAAGACCAGTGGCCGCGAACCTTCGTTCCTCTCGTACTAGAAGGTCCTTCCCCTCAGACATCCCGCATTTCCAGTAGATATCAAACAAACTGCCTCACAGCGTTCTGAACCCAGCTAACGATCCCTTTTAATGGGTGAACACCCCCACCCTTGCACGCTTCTGCACGCGCGGGATAGGAAGAGCCGACGTCGATGTAGCAAACCGCGCCGTCTATAGGAACTATCGGGCGCGACAACTCTGTTATCCCCGGAGTAACTTTTCTGTCATCAGTAGCCCCCATCAAGGAGGACATACTGGTTCGCTAGGCCACACTTTCGTGTTTGGATTCCTTACTGTTCGGAATCCAATCAGGCTGGCTTATGCCCTTGCACTCCACGTCCGATTTCTGACCGGACTGAGCCAACCTTTGGGCACCGATGATATCGTTTCATCGGTGTGCCACCCCAGCCAAACTGTCCGCCTACCGGTGTCCTCGCATTGCGAGTGAGCAATGCAAGTCATGAAGGATGGTGTTTCATTGTTGTCTACACATGACCTGGCGACCATGCTTTAACGACTCCCATCTACGCTGCACATCACAACTTGCATCACAGCAATAAGCTACAGTAAAGTTTCACGGGGTCTTCGCTTCCCACTGGAAATCTCTGGTCTTTGCACCAGAACAATGGTTTCAGGGGCTTTGAGCTAGGGACAGTGTCGATCTCGTTGCGCCATTCATGCGAGCCGGCATTCAACCGGCAAGGTATTACGCTCATTCTGTTGCTTCACTCCGAAGAGTTACTGACCACCCATTGGATGGCGCGCGCCCATTTCTGAACGCGTCCGTACATCGCTGCACGGGTCGGACTATATCTTACAACCTTTTTGCGCTGCGCGCAAAAAGTTTGCGAACGGAATGACTCCTCGCTTCGCTCGGAGTCATTTGCCTCGCGCTTTCGCGCTCGGCGTTGGCAAACTTGATTGTTCTGGCATATAGTCTCTGAGGATTCTTCTCGATGAGAAGTCTTTCCTGCTGATTATCTCTCCGTGTTGGATTTTCAGAAATTTGTTTTGTCGCCAAAACAAACGACTACCAACATTTTATCGAGACGTTCCAGCATATAGCCAAATTTGTATCCCACGTTTTTCTTTGACGCTTCTGTTTAACACACGGGGCTTAAGGCAACATAATTCACCTTAAGAGAGTTATAGTTACTCCCGCCGTTTACCCGATCTTAGCTCCGTTGGAACAGAGTTTGAATTACGGGCACTGGGCAGACGTCACCAACTGTACACACCCTTACGGGCTAGCAGTTAGTTGTGTTTTTGTTAAACAGTCGGACCAACCTTGATATTGCACCCTGCAATCGCAGACATACATCCACAACCGCAGGGACCCCTTATGCCGAAGGCACGGGGCTAATATGCCGAGTTCCCTTAACCCAATTATTGCCCTGACACCTTAGGTTTCTTACCGAGGGGCACCTGTGCTGGTTCTTGGTACGATTATCGGCGATTTTTCATTGTTCCCTTTTCACGGATTCCAGGCGTTGGCTGAATACTGCATACGCAATACCATTCGAGGATTTCATCACCTTCTCGCCATAACGGCACTCCAATGAGGTATTCCTCTTAGCACAACAGACAAGTCGTGTCAGCTTAGCCCAAAATGTCAGAAACAAAGCTTGTGTTGCCACACATACGCCGATAGTACAGGAATATTAACCTGTTGCCCTTTCCCGAGACTCGAATGACGAGGTCGGTTAGGATCAACTTACCCTTGGCTGAACTGCATTGCCAAGGAACCCTTGCCCTTTCGGTGGCGGTGATTCTCACACCGCTCGGATCTTACTTTCACCAGGATTCTCATCACTGCACGGTCCACACCCCCTCACGGAGATGCTTCTGCCCGAACAGAGAACCTACCTATCACACTCCTTGCGGAGGCCTACAGTATCGGTAACTGGATTAGCCCCGTCCATCTTTGGGACCCATGATCTTGACAAGTAAGCTGTTACGCACTTTTTAAAGGGTGGCTGCTTCTAAGCCAACCTCCTCGCTGTCTTCGACCATAGACACCCTTCACCCGTTCACACTTAACCAGTATTAGGGACCTTAACTGTAGTCTGGGTTGTTCCCCTCTTGGACACCAAGCTTACCCCGGCGCCCCGTCTCCCGGATTCTAAGACGTAGAAACATTTGGAGTTGGACAAGAAACCGACCCCTTTCGAGGCCTCAATCTCCGATCCGTCTCTCTACCGTTCCTACTGTCTCCTCCGAGGCTTGACTACGGCCAACTTCGGTAGGAACCAGCTATCACCGCGCTCGATTGGCTTTTCACCCCTAACCCCAAGTTAGAAGAACACTTGCTCGTAGCACCTCTTCAGGCCTCCACCCGATTTTACTCGGGCTTCACCTTACTCAGGGTTAGATCGCGCGGTTTCGGGTCTGACTCTAGTGACTTGCGGCGCTTTCACACCGTGCCCCTCATTGCTTGCGGGCGTATTGGTTTCCCTATGGATGCTCCTCTGCGGATTATCCTTGCCACTATAATAAACTCCCTGGCACGTTATTCTAAACGGACGCTACAACTTCGAAAAGCAGTAGCATTCTATGCCTATCAGGTTTCAGGTTCTTTGCACTCCCTTTTACGGGTTCTTTGCAACGTTCCCTCGCGGTACTCGTTTGCTATCGGACTCTCTGAATATTTAGGGTTGGAAGTTGATGCCTCCCAGATTCCCGCCTAATATCCGATAGGCGGTACTCAGGATACCATCTCCACCTGCATGTGTTCTGCTACGGGGCTATCACCCTCTTTGGCGTTCCTTTCCAGGAAACTGTGCATCCACATGCTCAGGTTTTAATGATGGTCCTACAACACCACATGCCTTATGCATTTCTGCACAAGATTCGGTTTGCCCAGTGCTGTGTTCAGTCGCCCTTACTAACAGCATCTCGATTGATTTCTTTTCCTGCAGGTACTAAGACGTTTCCATTCCCTGCGTTCCCTCTCCTTTCGGAGTTTGTGAGAAGTCTCATTAGGGGATCTCCGGTTCAACGGCTACGTGCGCCTCGCCGGAGCTTATCGCAGCTTGTCACGCCCTTCTTCGGTTCTGAGAGCCGAGTCATCCACCTGATAGGGTCTCGTTTTTCTCTACCCTTCGCGGTTCATGAACAGAAAGGTGCAATCCGCACGACTCTCGCCGCACGGTCCTCTGTTTCACCAAGATTCGAAACGCAATGTCTCGAACCCGCCTCATATAAGTGATGAGTGGGATATTTTCTGTGATATTTTTCTCGACGTATTCGTCGTCCACAACAGTTTTTTTGCGTTAGCAAAAAAAATGTTGGTTGTTATGGACGCGTCGGGATTTGAACCCGAGGCCCCCCGCTTGCAAAGCGGGTGCTCTACCGAGCTGAGCTACGCGCCCGGATTTATGATGATTGTGAAAATAAAAAAATAGTACAACGCTCGAACAATAAAATATTTTTGTTTTTCTTTTTAGGTCTTTTGAGAACAAAAAGAAAAAAGTGAAAAAAGAAAATTAATTCTTTTTTATAAAAAAAGAAAAAAGGAGGTGATCCAGCCGCAGGTTCCCCTACGGCTACCTTGTGACGACTTAACCCTTCTCACTGAACTCAAGTTCGGAACGACCAAGATGGTTGAGCCTCACTTGAGCCCTGCTCGAGTGGTTTGACGGGCGGTGTGTGCAAGGAGCAGGGACATATTCACTGGACGCTGATAACGTCCGATTACTAGGGATTCCAACGTCATGAGGGTGAATTACAACCCTCAATCTGTACTTGGGTACGGTTTCGAGGATTAGCTTCACCTTTCGGTGTTGCAGCCCATTGTCCATACCATTGTTGCGCGCGTGTAGCCCAGAAGATTCGGAGCATACAGACCTACCGTAGCCTGCACCTTCCTCCCTGTTTCCAGGGCAGTCCCCACAATGTGCACAGTCATCCTAAAGGACCTGTTTGCAATGGTGGATGCAGATCTTGCTCGTTGCCTGACTTAACAGGACACTTTACAGCACGAGCTGACGGCGGCCATGCACTACCTCTCGGCTTGTCTGGTAAAGTCGTCAGCTTGACCATCATCCTGCCGTCGCCTCTGGTGAGATTCTCTGTGTAGAATTAGATTAAACCGCACGCCGCACCCCTTGTAGTGCTCCCCCGCCAATTCCTTTAAGTTTCAGTCTTGCGACCGTACTTCCCAGGCGGCAAACTTAACACTTTCGCTCCGGTACTGCACAAGCATATAGCTTGCGCAACACCTAGTTTGCAGCGTTTACGGCCAGGACTACTCGGGTATCTAATCCGTTTTGCTCCCCTGGCTTTCGTCCCTCACCGTCGAATCCGTTCTAGTCAGACGCCTTCGCCACAGGTGGTCCACTGGGGATTATCACATTTTACCGCTCCCCCCAGCATACCTCTGACTCCTCCCGGTCCCGAGCTTGGCAGTGTTCCCTGCACGTTGTCCTGTTAAGCAGGACAATTTCACAAGAAATTTACCAAGCCGGCTACGGACGCTTTAAGCCCAATAATAGCGATTGCCACTTGTGGCGCTGGGGTTACCGCGGCTGCTGGCACCAGTCTTGCCCACCACTTATTCGCCAAGATTTTTACTCTTGGCAAAAGCCTATGTAAAACATAAGCACTCAGGATTCCCCCATCACACTTGCGTGCAGTGTGGAGTTTTCGCGCCTGCTGCACCCCGTAGGGCTAGGACCAGTATCTCAGTGTCCTTCTCGGGGCTCCCCCTTTCAGGGCCCCTACGGATCTTTGGCTTGGTGAGCCTTTACCTCACCAACTACCTAATCCGCCGCCAACTCATCCTTCAGCATTGCTTTTCGGAAAAGACCCATTCCAGGGATTATTTCCCATCCGGGTTTAGCCTCAGTTTCCCAAGGTTGTCCCAGACTAAAGGGCAGATTATCGACGTGTTACTGAGCATTTTGCCGGTGTCTTGCGACCCCGTGACATGCATGGCTTAATCGAATCCTGATAGCAGCAATCTCCCGCAGGATCAACGGGTATTCTTTGAACGGTTTTTGTAGCGACTGTCTAAACAGCCGCCCCGCGACGTTCGTTACGATCCTGTCGATCTAGAAGACTGAAACTAATTATTTGTCACTATCAAAGTATTTGGTTTCGTTCGAGCGTTGTACCAATACGTGAACGTGACGTCAGGTATTTTCGCAGGATTCCCAGAAGATATGGGAAAAGGGGGTGATATGTGCAAGTGCAGACTAATGGGAAAGTAGGTTGCTTTTAAAGGTTTCGTTTTTGACGAGGATTGTTCGACGAGAAAAAGAGTTCAGTTTTGATTGTATCACTAATAAGGGTAAAAAGGGAAAGAGGAATACCCAACAAATCTATGTCACCGCGCCAAATTCCGGTTTTTGTATGCTGCATCATAGGTAACGTTCTTGCCCAACGGAGAAAACCGGTCTGCTTCAGTCGGATCCCCGAATTCCACCTCGGCAACAACAAGGTCGCGGTCAGCGTAGACGTCAAATTCAATGGTGCGGCCGCGATACGCGCGCTTGATGCGTTGTTTATGGATGCGATGTCCTTCAGTTTTTGGCCAGTGCAATGAAAAAATGTTCTCGGGAATGAGTGTTTCTTTTTCAAATCGACTGCCGAGCTCATTATCTTTGACCGTGAAGAAGTATCTGCCATCGTAGATACGCAGACGAAACTCCGGTTCGCTAATCATGAAGGCCTGAAGAGAAAATAATTGTTCAGCAAGCAGCATGCCCTCTTGATGGAGAAGATATCCTTGGCGGAGTAATAGAGCCTGCGATTTCACGTCAGCAACCAGCGCATCAATGGTTGAGTACAGCTCAAAAAAAGTAGGCGTCGCAAACTCCTGCCCGTTTTCGCGAAGAAGATATTTGCGTTCGATTTCAAACATGAACAAACAAAAGATATAACGAATTATAAAGGTAACGAAAATGATTATGCACGGTATCCCAGCAACTCACGTTCGTAACGGGATGACCGTTCCAAGATTTCAGCCGATGCAGAGGTTCGCATAAAAGCGGATACAGATTGAGGGTCTTCACGAATTTCTTGTTCCCGCCCAATTGGAATTCTTTCAAGTGCTTGTCGCGATGCTGAGATTGGATCAGGAACAAAATGTTTGCCGTGGAACCATTCGCCGGTAGCAGGATAGTACCTAAGAACGTACAAATGAGTGCTTCCAGA is a genomic window containing:
- a CDS encoding DUF87 domain-containing protein, with the translated sequence MGPAKMKIYLGKKKKTDYYWDPSQEINQHLLIVGQSGSGKTSCIKTILFSLKNSNVPLIILDFHNEYGDVAEKIDFMGDYFINPLDLMGIGPIEQSERITEIIDNIYLLGVRQRRLIMRAIEESYQSKGIKNNDKKTWNKNAPTFRDVEKILKKYETDTKTTEEKTRAISVFDRLHPLFNNPSFSGTKKIKFEDYTDKRISFQLKNLFSEEVRITVAEFILYGLWHFFYKQGGSETPLCIVLDESHRLAYKGSPVDTLLREARKYKLSVIISSQTPADFSREILANIATTISFNLPNPLDRNFIAKKLRCKESDLSELKQLEMLISSSKENRFDKIMMTYFSNLKEQKLEKKQEPVFRELTERFNHNHILGELILNIKDIKYDLVSKKIDFIPFLLFKTVYVHQDIPEINFKKTYVCRLDKDVVFFENIKFVGETKEIDGPKAELTLDSKTVFSKGLNDSMGEIIGQYFYHQTTHFYSKNKKEVLKNIFDSLQTEINEKMEDKLNKFHNKKERLALKIEETKERLSLETEAFKNLTGGLAEKQLQQLRKQKVAFAMIVSEDNKSLSKQNKIDRLDSTLKFQKKLLEQVELEKDRYIKKIETDYMNKSEKLLTSFEIKPEKEMFSICDVQYLFAPVSTVEFNLHAEKNSKKLRINYDWLGINELGNCSTCFKKIKKDVYVCYSCAKLNCVDHGYSCVICQKRACKSHLVKCHVCAKYVCEEDMRTCPGCKNEICKKEIVKCQSCNKSVCKNCLRSGKLLFFRTGVMSRCIFCDA